Genomic segment of Chloracidobacterium sp. N:
GCCCGAAAAACGGCCGGGCGTGACGATCAACCGCCGCGACCTCGTCACCGTGCCGGTGCCCGTGGCCAATCTGCTCTGGCGCGATCTGCGCGTCCGCGAGAGCAGCCGCGCGGAAGGCAAGCCCCGCACACAGAACGTGCGCATCGAGATCACCGTCGAGGGCGTGGACCAAGGACAAACGACGCTTCTGGCCTATGCCGAAGCGGAGGGGCGCCAACAGGAAGGAGAACTCTTCGGCATGCAGTGGCGGGATGCCATGGAAGAGGCGATCCAGCAGGTGGAAGAGTCCCTGCAGACGTTGGGTAAAGACCCTTGGGGCGGAGATGTCAAGGCGAGCGATGATTTCCTCGATCCGCTCTTCAGGCACTTTTACGCAAAGCTGAATTTGCCCAATCTGATGCGCAAGACGGATTACCACGTGCTGGCAGCCTTTGTGCCGGCAGAGGCGATCGATGCCGAAATCGGCCAGGCGCTCAACGCCATCGTGGACGTGGCGAAGGCCGCGAAACCGCGCGGGGCCGCGTAATGGGCAAGACCGTCATTGATCGCCTCATCAGTCAACCCGCCCTACGGGAACTCCCTGCATCACTGGTGCTACACGGCGAGACCTGCACTTTTGACCCGGTTGAAGGTCCGCCGCCCGGCCGGTTATGTGGCGGCCTCGGGCAATTCCCAGACCTTTGCCCCCGGCATCTTCGTGAAGACGGTACTGGTCAACGTTGGCGTCTGACCGGCTGTTGACGGTGGCAAGGTTTCGTATGATGCAAAAAACCGCTGCGCAAGGGAATAACGCCTAACGCAGCGGTCTCGATGTTTCAAGCAGAAAAGGCGGCTGGAAAGCCCTTCGCAAGCTGAGCTTTTCCTGCTTCAGATTTTCCTGCCCTCTTCCCGCATTTTCTTCAGGACGTACTCAATCCCATACCGGTTGATGGTTTTGATGGCGCGCGCCGAAAGACGCAGCCGTACCCACCGGTTTTCACTCGGCACCCAGAACCGCTGCCGTTGCAGGTTGGGCAGAAAACGCCGCTTCGTGCGGTTGTTCGCGTGCGATACGTTGTGGCCCGACATCGGGCGCTTTCCGGTCACTTGACAAACCTTGGCCATGACATCTCACCTCGCTTCCCGCGCAGCTTCAAAAGCCGGTGTTTATAGCCCAAGTCGTTTTCGTCCGCAACCCGAAAACCAAAAGCACCCGGACTGGCCGCCGTCTCACCACATCCAATCACCAGCCACTGGCCACTAGTCACGAACAGCACCGGCACGGGTCTCAATCTGCCGGATGGCACGGTTGGCAGCATTGACAATCCGGCGGTCACGGTCGCTGAGGAATGGACGCAACGCCGGAAGATCATCGCGTGTCCCTACCTGTCCCAGCGCGCGCAGCATCCGCTCTGTGCCACGTGGTCCGGCTATGCGCAGGTAGGGATGCAGATCGGCCGTCCGCGTCAGTGAAAGCAGGTAGCTTTCGGCCTGCTCCCCATACCGGCGTGAGTCAAGCTGCCTTATCACATCCTGCAGAAACTCCCGGCGTCCCAGCCGGTAGAGCGCAAACGCCTGCGCCAGCCGTACCCGTTCGTCCTTCTCGGCGAGACGGCGGTTGGAAAGCTCATCCACGTAGGCCGTAGCCTCACAGCGTCCCAGCCCTTCGGCGGCAAAGCGGCGGCGCTCCGCACTTGGATGGTCGAGGTTTTCCCTGAAAACAGACTCGCTCATCGGATCGCCAATGCGCGCCAGGGCCGCGAGAATCCGCGTCTGCTGGTCGGCATCCCGTCCGGGCCGGGCAGCACGGTAGCGCGCCATCAGCGGCGTCACCGCCTCACGGGTCCGCAGCCGCCCCAGCGTCTCGACAGCCTGCCGGCGCACGTTGGCATCCGGGTCATCCAGATAGGGCAAAACGTGCAGGCCATATTCAGGACGTCCAAACTTTGCCAGTACGCGGAAAATGTCCTCACGCAGGTCGGCATCGCCCAGCGCCTCGACCATGGCGCTCACCATGCTCTCGCCCCGCAAAACGCCCAGCGCCCGCACGGCCACCCGCCGGTTGTCCACCCGGGCGTCATCGCGCATGGCGTCAGCCAAGGCCTGCAGGACAGCCGGAGCAACCTCCGTACCCGGCAGAACCATGGTCAGATCGTCAGTTTCCAGAAAGGGATTGAACCGGTCCAATCCGCGCCGGCGCGCGAAGACAAACTCGATGTCTTCCTCGATGTAAAACAGCAGCAGGGCGCGCAGTACGGCCCGCCGTACGTCGGCGTCCGGCCCGCGCAGGGCCTCGATGAGCGGTGGAAGCGTCTGTGGGTCCTTGATTTTCCCCAGCGCCACGGCGGCTTCGGCCCGCACCTGTGGGTCAAGATCGTTCCTGAGGACCTCCAGCAACGCCGGCACGGCCGCCTGCAACCGGCGGTCGCCCAGTGCCACGGCGGCGCGCTGGCGTGTGCGCCGGTCGGGACTCGTCAAATCGGCCAGGTAGCGGTCCTGCCCCAGCACCGGCAGCCAGAGGCCCACCACACATCCTGTCAACCACAGCACAAGCAGTGAATGAAAAAAGCGCATAGGGGAGCCGATGCTAACCAACCGTTGACCGGGTTTCAATGAATGGCCTAGCTTGCGGCGCGTCTCCCCACTTTTCCCGGTGGCTTGCAACCCATGCCCGAACGAACCCTTCCGCCGACCCCGGCCATTCGGACAACCATGCTGCCCCGCGACACCAACGCGCTGGGTACGATTTTCGGTGGCGTCATTCTGAGTTACATTGACCTCGCCGGCGCCATCGAAGCCCGCCGCATTGCTGTGCATCGGTACGTCACCGTCGCCATGCGCGAAGTGGTCTTTGTCGCGCCGGTGTACGTGGGCGACACCGTGAGCTTCTACGCCCAGGTTGAAAAGATTGGGCGCACATCCATCACCATACGTGTCACGGTGGATGCCGAGCGGATGCGTGAACCGAACACCGTCGTGCGCGTGACTGAAGCTGATGTGGTATATGTGGCGATGAGCGACGACGGACGCCCCACCCCCATTTTTCCTGAATCCACCCCTCCGGCACACACCACCGTATGACCCCATCGGACACACCCACCCCAGAAGCGCGCGCGGCAAAGCGCAAGCGCGTTCCCCTCGTCATCGTCAACACCGGTCACGGCAAAGGAAAAACCACAGCCGCACTGGGAACCCTGATGCGCGCCGTCGCCCACGGCTTCAAGGTCATCATGCTGCAATTCATCAAGACGACCGAAGACCCACGGTTTGGCGTCTATGGCGAGATTCAGAGCGCCCAAAAGCTGGGTTTTGAAATTCTGCCGCTTGGCGACGGCTTCACCTGGGACACCAATGACCCCGAACGCGACCGGCAGACGGCCCGCCGCGCCTGGGAAATCTGCAAGGCCAAACTCCAGTCGCCGGAATACGACATCGTAGCACTGGACGAAATCACCTACGCCTTCACCTTCGGCTGGCTCACCACTGCCGAAGTCATCGAAGCCATCCAGAACCGTCCGCCGCACATGCACGTCATTCTGACCGGACGGGATGCGCCGCCCGAAATCATCGAGATGGCCGACCTGGTGACGGAAATGCGCGAAGTCAAGCATCCCTTCACCACCCGGCGGGTCGTGGCGCAGATTGGCATCGAGTTCTGAACCATTCCCTCGAAACGTTTTCCCTGCCTGAGCCGGAGAATGGCCGGGCAGCCGTCTACTCACAGGAAGCTGACACCAAGGACGTTGGGTTGGGAACCTTTGGGCGTGTGATACGTCCACAGCGCCGCATATCACCCAACTTCGTGGAGGTCAGCCCAATATGACGCGCCTGTTTTCACTTGTCCTGGCCGGACTCACCATCGGCACGGCAGCCGTGGCCGGATACCTGGAACGCACCTCACCAACTCCTGTGCCCATCACCACCCCCCAGCCCCCTGAAGCCGAAGCCCTTCCACCGGAACCCCAGCCCCAGCCCGCTCCGCGACCGGCTTCCGATCCGGGACGGAAACTTTCCCCGAAGGAAGCGGCGGAGTACCAGCGCGCCATTGCCGCCACAGCCGGCATGGTGCAGGACGCCCAAGCCATTGCCCTGGCCCAAAAATACGGCCTCGACATCGTCAACCTCACCTGGGAAGACACCGGACGCTACAAAAACTCCGCCGTCGGCCCCAACATCAGCGACATGACCATCCAGGTCGGCTTTGAAGACCCCACTACAAGACAGTTCCAAGTCACCTGCATGCCGGTCATCCGCTACCCCAACTTCCGGGACCTCACCTGCGACCTCGACCCCAGCGACTTCACCCTGCTCGTGGGCAATCACCACGGGCAACCCCTGCGGCGCATCTCGCTGTATGACTTTCTTGCCCATCCGCGTTCGTATCTGACCAACCCGGCTTCGTGGCGTGGCGAAAAGCACAGCCTGCTGGTTCCGCGCGACAGCAAGGTGCTCGTCAGCGCCCAGGCGTGTTTTCTGCCAATTCCCAAAAGCGGCAAGGCGACGTTCAACCCTGTGCTGTTCAACTACCAGTCCCGGAAAGGCGACCCGGCGGTGCTGACGATTCTGGCCACACGGGAAGGGACGAGCGTCACGGTGATTGATAATGAACGGGATGCGTTTCGCAACGGCAGCATCTGGGGGCAGCGGTTGTTTTTCAATGCCAATGGGCAGCGGGCAAGTCTGACGGGCGAACGGGAGAGTGACTTTGTGGCGAAGGGGGGCGATCGGACATCGCCGACGCCGGGCGCGCCGGGTCAGACTTCAGGACTCAACCTGGTGCTGCTTATCCAGGTGCCCCTCAAACAGCGGCCACTTCCCCGAAGCAAGCCTCCAATGGTTCCGGGCATTGCCTACGAGTCAAAGGCAGCAGGCATGCCCGCCCCGCGCGCCAGCGACATCGAAAATGCCATCATCGGACACGGCGATCTGGAAGGGCCCTTTACCGAGATTGATAACCTCGCCATCGAACGCGATGAGCGCTTCCCGGTGCGCGTCACGGTTCAGTTTTACAAAGCGACCTCGAACGGCGTCGCCACGGAAGCCGACATTGCGGCTATCAAGGCCAACATCGAGCGCATCTACGCCCAGAGCACCGATGTGGGCAGCCTCGTCACCGGTGGCGAAACCGGGCGGGTGACGGAATATGAGGGCGTCAAGGTACAGCCGACGGACTGGTGGGAAGACTTCTGGGAACGCTACGAAGCGAGCACCGGCATTTCACGCTACGAAGCCATCCGGCGGCTGCGCGAGCTGTTGGGAACGAACTTCCGGCAGCAACCGGTCTGTGAACTCTACCTGCGCGATCTGCTGCGCTCAGCAGGCAGGAAGCACCCACACCGCAAGCCAGCCAGCTAAGGCCAAACCGGCCATTGCCCGACGTGGCCACCACGTCGGGCGTTTTTGTGCTCTCAAGTGTTTGCGGTTTTTCCAAGCTGACGCCAGACAATGACGCCAACCACGATGGCCCCGCCAATGAGCGCCATGGCGGACGGCCGTTCACCGGTGGCCAAGGCGACCCAGATAGGATTCAGGATTGGCTCCAGCATCGCCAGCAGGGTGCTTTCCAGCGCCGAGACGCGATTGACCCCGATGGCGAACAGGACGTAAGCCACGCCAATCTGAAGTATTCCCAAACCGGCGAGCAGCCAGAGGGTGGTGACTGGCAACGGAAGCGAAGCCACAATAGCCGGAGCGCAGCACAGGGCCGTCAGGGCATTGCCCAGGGCAATCAAGACGAGACTTGAGGGCGGCGTGCCGCCGGTCGGCGGCTGGGTGCGGGCATCAGCCCGCA
This window contains:
- a CDS encoding acyl-CoA thioesterase, with amino-acid sequence MPERTLPPTPAIRTTMLPRDTNALGTIFGGVILSYIDLAGAIEARRIAVHRYVTVAMREVVFVAPVYVGDTVSFYAQVEKIGRTSITIRVTVDAERMREPNTVVRVTEADVVYVAMSDDGRPTPIFPESTPPAHTTV
- a CDS encoding HEAT repeat domain-containing protein; translated protein: MRFFHSLLVLWLTGCVVGLWLPVLGQDRYLADLTSPDRRTRQRAAVALGDRRLQAAVPALLEVLRNDLDPQVRAEAAVALGKIKDPQTLPPLIEALRGPDADVRRAVLRALLLFYIEEDIEFVFARRRGLDRFNPFLETDDLTMVLPGTEVAPAVLQALADAMRDDARVDNRRVAVRALGVLRGESMVSAMVEALGDADLREDIFRVLAKFGRPEYGLHVLPYLDDPDANVRRQAVETLGRLRTREAVTPLMARYRAARPGRDADQQTRILAALARIGDPMSESVFRENLDHPSAERRRFAAEGLGRCEATAYVDELSNRRLAEKDERVRLAQAFALYRLGRREFLQDVIRQLDSRRYGEQAESYLLSLTRTADLHPYLRIAGPRGTERMLRALGQVGTRDDLPALRPFLSDRDRRIVNAANRAIRQIETRAGAVRD
- a CDS encoding AAA family ATPase, coding for MLTRLTIRNFKLFENVEIELGERVVFIGPNNAGKTSALQALALWDVGTKRWLEKRGGGVVPEKRPGVTINRRDLVTVPVPVANLLWRDLRVRESSRAEGKPRTQNVRIEITVEGVDQGQTTLLAYAEAEGRQQEGELFGMQWRDAMEEAIQQVEESLQTLGKDPWGGDVKASDDFLDPLFRHFYAKLNLPNLMRKTDYHVLAAFVPAEAIDAEIGQALNAIVDVAKAAKPRGAA
- the cobO gene encoding cob(I)yrinic acid a,c-diamide adenosyltransferase — translated: MTPSDTPTPEARAAKRKRVPLVIVNTGHGKGKTTAALGTLMRAVAHGFKVIMLQFIKTTEDPRFGVYGEIQSAQKLGFEILPLGDGFTWDTNDPERDRQTARRAWEICKAKLQSPEYDIVALDEITYAFTFGWLTTAEVIEAIQNRPPHMHVILTGRDAPPEIIEMADLVTEMREVKHPFTTRRVVAQIGIEF
- the rpmB gene encoding 50S ribosomal protein L28, which gives rise to MAKVCQVTGKRPMSGHNVSHANNRTKRRFLPNLQRQRFWVPSENRWVRLRLSARAIKTINRYGIEYVLKKMREEGRKI